The sequence below is a genomic window from Patescibacteria group bacterium.
ACTATTTTTTATTTCAGTTGTTGAGTAGTCACTATAATTATCCTCGTAGTCTTTAGACATATATCCTCCTTAAGAATTTTATATCTATATTATAACATTTATAAGCAATAAAAAAAACTATTACTTTAAATATTTATTTTTATTTCTAATATGTTCATCATAGTCTTCGCTAAATATAGTCTCAAGAGTATCTTGCCTATTTAGATAAAAAAGAAAATTACTCTCTTCTGGATAAACAGCCGCCTCAATGGAAGATATGCTTGGATTACAAATTGGGCCTGGTGGGAGGCCATAATTTTTATAAGTGTTATATGGTGAATCAATCTCCAAGTCAAAATAAGAAGCACTTGGGTCATTTTTACCTGTAATGTAATTTATAGTGGAGTCAACTTCCAATCTCATCCCAATATCCAGTCTCTTTAATAAAATTCCGGAAACAATTTTCTTATCTTTATCATTTATCACCTCTTTCTCGATAATTGAAGCTAGAGTAAGTACATCATGCAAACTTCTTTCCTGATTTTCAATTTCCGCTCTAATTGATTCAGAAAGTTTCTTGTCAAAATTATTAAGTGCTTTTTCAATAATATCTGAAACAGAAGCATTATTATAAATTCTATATGTATCTGGGTATATATATCCTTCTAAATCATGTCCAACTGGAACATCAATTAAAAATTCTGGTTTTTGAAAATCAAAGGACCATTTGCTCACAGGTTTTTCTGTTGCTTCTAAAAAATCTTTTGCACTTGAAATATTGTTCTCCTCAAGACTGTTTGCTATATCAAATAAACTCCATCCTTCAATTATTTTTACATTTCTTTCCTCGGAAACAGTTTCTCCATTAACAAAATAATTTATAATCTCTTTCATATTCATACTGGGACTAAGAACATATTTCCCTGCTTGAAGTTTTTTATCAATCTTATTTTTCCAAAGATAAATTCTAAAATAAAAATCTGAGTTAATAAGGTTGTTATTTAACAACTTCTGGGAAACGATAGCCACCCCGTCTCCTTTTTCTATCGAAAAATCTACAGGAGAATAATTTTTAGAAACGGAAGTATTTATACTTTTGTTATAAAAGAAATAAAAAAGTAAAGAAAAAATGATTATCAATATTAATAGTGATTTTATAATTTTTAACATAATTTTATTTTAGTATTACTTAATTCTATCAAAGTAAGAAAATAAGAGCAATAAACAAGTCAAAACCCTTGCTTTTTTGGGATAACTATGATATAATATAAATAGAGTAATAATTACTCCAAAAACAAAAAAATAAACAAAAATGAACAATTTAAACAGACAACAATACTTTTTAATATTAGCTAATTTTAAAAGATTTTATATAATACTCCTTTTATTTGTTGGAGTTTTTTTATTTCCAAAAATCGCCTACCTTAGCTCTATAAGTCCTGAAAAAATTATAGAACTAAGTAACCAGGAAAGGATAATTAATAATTTAGAGCCTCTAAATGCAAATCAGTATTTAGGCCAAGCTGCATACAATAAGGCGCAGGATATTTTTAAAAATCAAAGGTTTGAGCACAACTTTGATGACAGGAGATTCTCAGCCTGGGTACGTGACGTAGAATACCGGTATAAATATGTCGGAGAAAACCTTGCAATTGATTTTGTCACAAGTGAAGGAGTTATGGACGCTTGGCAGAAGTCCCCTACTCATTACAAAAACATAGTAAACGACAAATTTTCTGAAATTGGTGTAGCGGTTGTTGAAGATAATTTTAAGAATGAGAAGAGCATACTGGTTGTTCAAATTTTTGGAACACCTCTTAATAATCAACTTTCTTTAAATTTAGACGAAGAATATACATTAGCAAATAAGCAAAACAAAAAAGTAATTAACAATCAAACTAATTACTTAACACACACAAGCCAAAATAATATAAATTTATTGGAAGAAAATAAACTGTTTTTAAATCTGCAAAATGAAGATAATC
It includes:
- a CDS encoding CAP domain-containing protein, translated to MNNLNRQQYFLILANFKRFYIILLLFVGVFLFPKIAYLSSISPEKIIELSNQERIINNLEPLNANQYLGQAAYNKAQDIFKNQRFEHNFDDRRFSAWVRDVEYRYKYVGENLAIDFVTSEGVMDAWQKSPTHYKNIVNDKFSEIGVAVVEDNFKNEKSILVVQIFGTPLNNQLSLNLDEEYTLANKQNKKVINNQTNYLTHTSQNNINLLEENKLFLNLQNEDNLAFVEDAGNDKKYLDLLFTIAGFIYLGIFKLVNLKNIGL
- the mltG gene encoding endolytic transglycosylase MltG, whose protein sequence is MLKIIKSLLILIIIFSLLFYFFYNKSINTSVSKNYSPVDFSIEKGDGVAIVSQKLLNNNLINSDFYFRIYLWKNKIDKKLQAGKYVLSPSMNMKEIINYFVNGETVSEERNVKIIEGWSLFDIANSLEENNISSAKDFLEATEKPVSKWSFDFQKPEFLIDVPVGHDLEGYIYPDTYRIYNNASVSDIIEKALNNFDKKLSESIRAEIENQERSLHDVLTLASIIEKEVINDKDKKIVSGILLKRLDIGMRLEVDSTINYITGKNDPSASYFDLEIDSPYNTYKNYGLPPGPICNPSISSIEAAVYPEESNFLFYLNRQDTLETIFSEDYDEHIRNKNKYLK